The segment CTTCAGTATTTAAGTCTTGTGCTCGTCTTGACGAAGAATCAAATTTTCCTTTACGTTTTTGACGGTACTCTGTGAATAGAATCCGGAGATCGTCACTCATTTTGTTTTTCATTTCATCTACCTCGATACAATCATATGAATATAAAGGATATATAACTGAATTATTTTCCAATTCAGTTTTATTTCTATCATCTAATCTGCCACGTTGTTTTAGATCTTTATCTACAATAAAGATGTGATCTGTGGATAAATTATCATCTAAAGGTTCTTCTGTTTTTAAACTCTGAAACAAGCTTTGAATATCATTTGGCTCGCCATACACATAATGCCAAAAGCGCATATCCTCATAATTATTGATTTCTTTCTGAAGCAAATCAGCTTTGGCTTGGTTTCCTTTTGGTAACACAATTACAATTTGAAATTTTTTAAAACCTTTAAACTTATCATACACTAATTCTTTCAAATTTGAAGCTGCGATAACATTGTCTATGGGTTCATTTCCAAAAAACCCCAGAACCGTAATATGATCTTCAAGTTTAATTTTTGAATCTGTGTTCGATGAGAAAAATTGTAATTCTGAAACCTTTTCATCAACAATTTCCAAAGGATTGTAATTATGTGTTGAAGGATATAACATCAACAAAAATGCTACTGGTAAAAAGAACAAGATACCTAGTACTAGATTTCGCTTCAGGTTATTTTTTTTCATCGCTTCAATTTTATAATTTATCTGTAATTTTATGAATATGCTTTAATCTTAAGAAGCTTCATAAACAAGATATTTCAACGTTTTATCTTAATTACAAAAATAAAAAAGACGGTTTACAAAAACCGTCTTTTCTGATACTTTATATTAATAATAACATATTAAAAATCTCTTTTAATAAAGCCTGAGGAATAAACACTTTCAATATAACCGCCTTCCTGCAATAGAATAAAAACAAGATAACAAATTAAGAAAACACCTGTCCAAACCACCATACGTCTTAAGGACTTCGTTTCATCTCTCATGTGCATGAAATCCCAAGTAATATAATATGCCTTAACAATCGTTAAGATGATAAAGATTAGGTTCAGGGTTTTCATGTATATAATAGGAGAAAATATAATATTTCCTAAGGTCGCGATAAATCCACCTTCAAAAGGAGACATGAGTGGAGACATTAACCCATGAGGTTTATAGATACCAAGTACTACTTCTATTCCAGTAACAAAAGTTAAGAAAACTAGTACACCCCAAATCTTTTGAGTATTGGACTTAAACTTCCAAAGACCTCTAAATATTTCTAATTTATGCTCGTGTGCCATTTTTATTCTATTATAAATATATTAAACTAGGTAGAAGAAAGTAAATACAAATACCCAAACTAAATCGACAAAATGCCAATATAATCCTACTTTTTCAACCATCTCATAGCTTCCTCTTCGTTCATATGTTCCAAGGATGACATTAAAGAAAATAATGATATTAATGACAACACCAGAGAATACATGAAAACCATGGAAGCCTGTGATAAAGAAAAAGAAATCTGCAAATAATGAAGTTCCATACTCGTTTACTTGAAGATTAGCACCTTCAACGACAATTTTGCCATTATTTTTTAATTGCTTTAATGATTCTTCTCTTGAAAGTACTGTTTTCTCACCTTCTTCATTAATATTTTGTGTTCTCACTAGGACGTTTGGATTAGCCACCAATCCGTTGTAAACTTCATCAACTGAATATGTTGGCAATATGCCTTCCTCAACAAACCAAAGTCCGTTATTACGTTCATGTTGCACACGTTCTCCATGTGCATCAACTGCAATATCTCCAACGGCTACCCTTTGACCATCTGTGTCTACTAACTGAAGAATGTTTCCTCCGTTAGTTTGTACTGCTCCATAATCACCTTTAATAAATGTTCCCCATTCCCAGGCTTGAGAACCAACGAAAATCAAACCTCCAATTACCGTCAAAAACATGTAAAGCGTTACTTTCGCCTTGTTCATATGATGACCAGCATCAACAGCTAACACCATAGTTACAGAGGACATAATTAGAATAAACGTCATGAACGCCACATAAATCATAGGATAATTCCCATGAAAAAATGGAACGTGCGTAAACACCTCATCTGCTATTGGCCAAGAGCCTATAAACTTAAATCTTGAAAATCCGTAAGCTGCTAAAAATCCTGAGAAGGTTAAGGCATCTGAAACGATAAAAAACCACATCATCATTTTACCATAACTAGCTTTCAAAGGTTGGTTGCCACCTCCCCAAGTTTTGCCTTCAGTTCCAGTATTCGCTACTGTAGTATCCATATAAAGCATTTAGTTGTTAAAAGTTGCACAAAAATAATCATTTTATCTATCTAAAAAAACATCCGTTTCCAAAAATTAAAAATTAAGACTTTAGTAGTTAAAATAGTCTCTATTAACTACTAAAAATAATCTCTCAATTACACTAAATATGACAAAAACAAAAACAGGAATATCCACAGTATATCAATAAAATGCCAGAAGGTAGCCGACAGTTGCATCCCTAAAAATTGTGTTGATGTATATTTTTGTTTAAAATGATTATAAATTACCACCAATAATGAGATAAGTCCTGCTGCAACATGCAAGATATGCACAAAGGCAATTACATAAATAAAACTCATTGTCACATTTGAAGATTCTCCAGTGAAATAATACCCCGAATCGACAATCTGATTAAACCCTTCAAATTGGCTAAATATAAATGCAAGACCCAGGATAAAAGTGGCTATTAACATTACTGTTGTTAACGCTCTGTTATTTGTTTTTATAGCTCTTTTGGCAAGTATAAAAGTAACACTACTTATCACAATGAGGATACAGCTTATTAGAAAAGCTTGTGGCATTTCAAAATCATTTAACCAGTCTTCTCGTTTTCTACTTACTAAAACAGCACTTGTTAAGCCTGCAAACGACATAATTAACGACATAATACCAAACCACAGCATCATGCGCTTTGCTCTGTCATTCTTCTCTTGAATTGTTCCTTCTGTTAAATCCATTTATCTTATAAATTTATCGACAACATATACAATTTGTAATAGTGTAATGTATGATACACTAGACAGCATCAATTGTTTTGCTGCCTTTGCCGTTCGTTTTTTAAATAGTTCAAATGCATAATACAACATCACCAAACCTAATACGAATACAATCACCGCTGCTACCATGGATAATTTCAAATCTCCTGTTACTCCAAAAACAGGAACTATAGAAATGAGTATCGTCCATATGGTATACATAATAGTTTGGACTGCCGTCCCTTTATCACGTTTTCTCGTAGGTAACATATAAAACCCACCTTTTTCATAATCTTCAAATAGAAACCAACCAATTGCCCAAAAATGAGGGAATTGCCAAAAAAACTGTAAGGCAAATAAAGTTCCTGGTTCAATACCAAAATCATTTCTAGCAGCTACCCAACCTAGCATAAAGGGTATTGCTCCCGGAATAGCTCCAACAAAAACGGCTAACGGTGTTTTTGTTTTTAAAGGTGTATACACACAGGTATATAAAAAGATGGAAATAGCACCATACATAGCCGTACGCTCATTAATGATGTAAAGTACCGTAATCCCTAAAATTGTAAATATGGTTGCGATAATAAATGCCGATTGCTTGCTCATACGTCCAGCAGGCACAGGCCTGTTTTTAGTACGATCCATTAAAGCATCTAAATCTTTTTCAATAATTTGATTATAAGCGTTCGAAGCTCCAACCATAAAATAACCACCAAATGCCAGTAAAACTAAAGTGTAGACATCAACTTCTATGGCACCCAACAAGTAGCCTGCAAGCGCTGAAAACACCACACTTATAGAAAGTCTCATTTTAGTGATTTCCTTAAAATCGGAAATTATTGAAGCTTTGGGGACAGATGTTTTCACAGTACTCAATACACGTCTTTTTATTGCGTCTGCAAAGATACTCTGAAAAAAGCTTTTGGGCAATTCTATTAAGAAATAAATAGGAACCAACTACTTTTATAATCAAGACAGTCAACCTTTATTTATCTTCATCGAAGATTTTTAAATTAAAAATCGTTGTACCAATTAAATAAATCTGTTCGGACACCAATATTAAACCATGCTGTATTGGTGTTTAATGCGGCAGCTGTATTTGCCTGTGGATCGTAATTCCTAAAAGTGACATTGGTGAACAATCTTAAATTAGTCACTGGATTAAGGATATATCCCGCTTGTAAATCGGCCTGAAACACATTAGTTGCATTTCCTTGACCAACTGTAATTCCTGTTTCAGCATTACGATCAACTTCACTTCGATATATATTACTGCCATAGTTTGCAAAATCATTACCCGTGTTAAAATCGAACCCTCGTTTTCCTAAAATCAACTTCGCATCTGTGAACCATCGTTTGTAATTATAGTGACCTATAAGAATAGCCTCGCTAAAATTAGCTCCCCAAAGATGTGCCATGGGTTGATTATTATGCGCATAATTAAGGACTATAGAATTATGAGAATAAGTATATGGGCGGACCCGGTTGTATTCAAACTGGAGTAATAAATTATCAACCTTAAACGCATCAAAATACTTCACTCCTAATTGGTATCCGAACTTATTCTTCCAACTTTTCTTTCCTCCTGTGATATCATTTAAAGAAAACTCATCTAGAATAAATTGTCCATAGACATTCACTTTGTTATTCCATTTGTATTTAGCCGTTGCTCCTAAGATTGCATTACCTGCGTCTTGACCAGTAGAAAACTCTATTGCACGATAAAAAATTACTGGATTTAAATAGTTAATATCAAAACCTCTATTATTGTCATTTGTCCAAAGTACCGATTCAAACAATCCAATGTTTAAGCGTTTAGAAACGTTCCAACTCAAATAATGATTAGCCATATATTTAGTTAAAAAAGCTCCATCTTCTGTAACTTCAGGTCTTACATCTCGAAGCCACATCCAAGTATTGGTATATTTTATTTTCCAAAATTTTGTATTTAGTTTTAAAAATGGGTAGGGACTAGCAACATCGCTTTGCAATAATGAACGATACCCATCACCGATAAAGTTTTTACCGTGACCGAACTGAATATTTATAAATTTGGCAGGTGAATAAGACAAATACCCTTCAGCTACTGGATAATCATATCCGTCATTTTTAAAACGTTTAGATAAGCCACGACCTGGAACAATAGGTTCTCCTCCTGAGGCTGCAAGAGCGTCTGCATAAGCGTTAAAGTATTGTGCAAATCGTCCTTGACTCTCATAGATGGATGCTGAAAATGTAAACTTTTTGCCTAGACCTCCTTGTATAAAAATTCCTCTGGTATTGTTATATGTTGTGCTAAAATCTGCTTCAGTATCGGTTCCTAGCTGTAAATCAAAAACAGGATCTGCGATAAACCAATAATCTTTGCCTTGTAAAGTCACCAAATGTTCATTCCATAATTTTCTACTCCACCAACTATCACTGCCTTTAATAAGTGCTTCTTTTTCAGCTTTAAAATCATAATACGGAGACACATCATCATACATAAATGGTTTAGCTGCGGTATGACTATTCGTACCCAATCCATTCATGTCTTGATCAAATCTCGCATAATAATTGTGCGTAAAGGGGATATTTAACTGACTGCTATATTCTAACTTCTGATAAGGTATGATGCTATCGCTAACATTGATGTATTCTTTACTAACATCCTCATTTAGACTACTTCCTTTTGTAATTTTTAATGACGTGTCTTCAACTTGTTTTGATTGAATTTCTGCAGGATTAACCAATGGTATATTGATTCCTAATGAATACTGAAAAAAGGTAGGTTTACCATTATAGGTTCCTGGAGTAACTTTAGGTAAATCTTGGAATACACGCCTAGCTTCATCTTTTAGTTCATCATAAACTGCATCGATATAAAGGATTGTGATTTGCCCTTCTTTATCGACTTCAAAAAGCAATTTAATTTCACCCTTGTAACTATCATCATTTACAACCTGAGGCACTTTAAATGACTTAAATATTTCGGTATTGATTTTATTATTAAAACATGCTTTGAGCTCATTAATTGGCTGTGCTTCACAACCAGGATATACTGGTGATTTTTCAAAATTTGAAGGCTCTTGAGCCCTGCAAATACCTACAAACATTAAAACAAAAAGCAATAAGATTTTCTTCATAAAACAAACGCATCATTAGTTGACGAAAGATAGCTTTTTTTTTCAAAATGAAAATCATAAAAAAAGACGGTTTAAATTAAAATTTAAACCGTCTTTTTTTACTGGGTAATTATGTTAATTCGCATTAAAAACTATAGGTAAATTATATATAACAGATACTGGTTTTTTACTTTGGTAACCAGGTTGCATTTGAGGAATCTTATTCGTCACTCGATTTGCCTCTTTTTCAAGACCTGGATGTGGAGCTCTTGTTAGTATATCTGTAACGTTTCCATTTTGATCTATCTTAAATTGAACTGTTATGCGCTGCTTGCCAGACAAACCGTATTTGGATGCTATGTCGGTATCAAATTTTCGCTGTACAAGTCTCCCAATCTTTTCATTCATACATTTAATTCGATCTTTATTAGTGGTCATTTTTTCACAACCTGGATATACTGGGACAATTTCAACATTTGTAAGATCAAAGGGTTTATTACTGTTAACAGGATCTGCTGGTTTTTCAATTTTTCCTAAAGCATTTGGATCTATTGGCTCTTTCGTTGGTTCTGGGGTTAGATCAATAACCACTGGATCTATTGGGTCCGTGTTTTCTATAATAGCAAACTTTGGAGTTATGACCTTTTTAACCTGTTTTTTCACAGGTTTTGATTTGGGCATGTCCGGCTCAGGAATATAATTTTTAGGGTCGTAAGTATAATCATCAGAGTCTAAAGGCTCAAGGTATGCTGAATCCATACTTTTGGTTTCGAATTTCATTTCGAATAGACCATAGGTTGCCAACAAACACATAATGAGTCCGATTTGAAAATACAACGTCGTGTTTTTTTGTAAATTTGCATCGTGCTTGTGTGATTTTGGCACTAATTTATTGCTCTGATCAGCAATATTGTGCGATTTTGTAAAATCTTTCATAATACTTAAATTTAAAATGTTAATATTATGAAAAAATCGCAATAAGCATACCAAAGTAAAAATCCCATCTAATTAATTTAGATGGGATTTTGAATTATACTAATAATAACTGTTTTTCTAGTCTTGCACTTGGAATAAAATTGGCAGTGAATAAGGTACTGTAACAGCCTTTCCTCTCTGCTTTCCTGGTTTCATTTTTGGAAGTAAGTTAATTACTCGCTTCGCTTCTTTTTCTAAACCTGGATGCGGTGCTCTTGCTTGAACCCCTACAATGTTTCCTGTTTTATCTATTTTGAAAATCACGTTAATACGTTGTCTTCCTGATAGCCCTAGGTCGCCTGCTAAATCTGTATTAAACTTTTTATTTACAAACTTGCTGATTTTATCAGACATACATTGCTTTTTCGCATTATTGCCTTTTTCTTTTTCACAACCTGGAAAGATTGGTACGT is part of the Formosa sp. Hel1_31_208 genome and harbors:
- a CDS encoding cytochrome c oxidase subunit 3, coding for MDLTEGTIQEKNDRAKRMMLWFGIMSLIMSFAGLTSAVLVSRKREDWLNDFEMPQAFLISCILIVISSVTFILAKRAIKTNNRALTTVMLIATFILGLAFIFSQFEGFNQIVDSGYYFTGESSNVTMSFIYVIAFVHILHVAAGLISLLVVIYNHFKQKYTSTQFLGMQLSATFWHFIDILWIFLFLFLSYLV
- a CDS encoding cytochrome c oxidase subunit 3; this encodes MDTTVANTGTEGKTWGGGNQPLKASYGKMMMWFFIVSDALTFSGFLAAYGFSRFKFIGSWPIADEVFTHVPFFHGNYPMIYVAFMTFILIMSSVTMVLAVDAGHHMNKAKVTLYMFLTVIGGLIFVGSQAWEWGTFIKGDYGAVQTNGGNILQLVDTDGQRVAVGDIAVDAHGERVQHERNNGLWFVEEGILPTYSVDEVYNGLVANPNVLVRTQNINEEGEKTVLSREESLKQLKNNGKIVVEGANLQVNEYGTSLFADFFFFITGFHGFHVFSGVVINIIIFFNVILGTYERRGSYEMVEKVGLYWHFVDLVWVFVFTFFYLV
- the cyoE gene encoding heme o synthase, which codes for MSTVKTSVPKASIISDFKEITKMRLSISVVFSALAGYLLGAIEVDVYTLVLLAFGGYFMVGASNAYNQIIEKDLDALMDRTKNRPVPAGRMSKQSAFIIATIFTILGITVLYIINERTAMYGAISIFLYTCVYTPLKTKTPLAVFVGAIPGAIPFMLGWVAARNDFGIEPGTLFALQFFWQFPHFWAIGWFLFEDYEKGGFYMLPTRKRDKGTAVQTIMYTIWTILISIVPVFGVTGDLKLSMVAAVIVFVLGLVMLYYAFELFKKRTAKAAKQLMLSSVSYITLLQIVYVVDKFIR
- a CDS encoding gliding motility protein RemB: MKKILLLFVLMFVGICRAQEPSNFEKSPVYPGCEAQPINELKACFNNKINTEIFKSFKVPQVVNDDSYKGEIKLLFEVDKEGQITILYIDAVYDELKDEARRVFQDLPKVTPGTYNGKPTFFQYSLGINIPLVNPAEIQSKQVEDTSLKITKGSSLNEDVSKEYINVSDSIIPYQKLEYSSQLNIPFTHNYYARFDQDMNGLGTNSHTAAKPFMYDDVSPYYDFKAEKEALIKGSDSWWSRKLWNEHLVTLQGKDYWFIADPVFDLQLGTDTEADFSTTYNNTRGIFIQGGLGKKFTFSASIYESQGRFAQYFNAYADALAASGGEPIVPGRGLSKRFKNDGYDYPVAEGYLSYSPAKFINIQFGHGKNFIGDGYRSLLQSDVASPYPFLKLNTKFWKIKYTNTWMWLRDVRPEVTEDGAFLTKYMANHYLSWNVSKRLNIGLFESVLWTNDNNRGFDINYLNPVIFYRAIEFSTGQDAGNAILGATAKYKWNNKVNVYGQFILDEFSLNDITGGKKSWKNKFGYQLGVKYFDAFKVDNLLLQFEYNRVRPYTYSHNSIVLNYAHNNQPMAHLWGANFSEAILIGHYNYKRWFTDAKLILGKRGFDFNTGNDFANYGSNIYRSEVDRNAETGITVGQGNATNVFQADLQAGYILNPVTNLRLFTNVTFRNYDPQANTAAALNTNTAWFNIGVRTDLFNWYNDF
- a CDS encoding energy transducer TonB, coding for MKDFTKSHNIADQSNKLVPKSHKHDANLQKNTTLYFQIGLIMCLLATYGLFEMKFETKSMDSAYLEPLDSDDYTYDPKNYIPEPDMPKSKPVKKQVKKVITPKFAIIENTDPIDPVVIDLTPEPTKEPIDPNALGKIEKPADPVNSNKPFDLTNVEIVPVYPGCEKMTTNKDRIKCMNEKIGRLVQRKFDTDIASKYGLSGKQRITVQFKIDQNGNVTDILTRAPHPGLEKEANRVTNKIPQMQPGYQSKKPVSVIYNLPIVFNAN
- a CDS encoding cytochrome C oxidase subunit IV family protein, which gives rise to MAHEHKLEIFRGLWKFKSNTQKIWGVLVFLTFVTGIEVVLGIYKPHGLMSPLMSPFEGGFIATLGNIIFSPIIYMKTLNLIFIILTIVKAYYITWDFMHMRDETKSLRRMVVWTGVFLICYLVFILLQEGGYIESVYSSGFIKRDF